From Phaeodactylum tricornutum CCAP 1055/1 chromosome 11, complete sequence, one genomic window encodes:
- a CDS encoding predicted protein yields the protein MFYGIRSSITFALLAHLSSASGRTFTDDLGVTHKITGKPKFVTYALTAVALQHLGLGTDQLVGTYGERAVAGSDIDFTKLTEESSFPADPNPEEQEFLSSVTNLSPGCGAEFCQEFDIEGFRALKPDFIIMHGYRQAVWGLDDRVTEIEAAIGKPIIYIDISLEGPECKEGSGEDRCYGKSLIEVIAQYEVLAVALGIDIPASVDEDRRRLCQASANFQEIARDAHLRGVRALAAYFSPPEGGDFGTLNYFANPPDDLVLRMLEELGLPLLHVSCNSPGEEGCDSGYFWESISTQEFFNN from the exons ATGTTTTACGGAATTCGAAGTAGCATTACGTTTGCCTTGTTGGCCCACCTTTCATCAGCTTCCGGTCGTACATTTACCGACGATTTGGGAGTTACTCACAAAATTACTGGAAAGCCTAAGTTCGTGACTTACGCTTTAACGGCAGTAGCTTTGCAGCATCTCG GTCTTGGGACAGATCAGCTTGTAGGAACGTATGGCGAAAGAGCCGTTGCAGGGTCGGACATCGACTTCACTAAGTTGACTGAAGAATCTAGTTTTCCGGCCGATCCCAACCCCGAAGAGCAAGAATTTCTGTCTAGCGTCACCAACTTGTCTCCTGGTTGTGGTGCCGAATTCTGCCAGGAGTTTGATATAGAAGGTTTCAGAGCACTCAAACCAGACTTCATCATCATGCATGGTTACCGACAGGCTGTCTGGGGGCTGGACGACCGTGTGACGGAAATCGAAGCAGCCATAGGCAAGCCCATTATATACATTGACATTTCTCTGGAGGGTCCGGAATGCAAGGAGGGATCTGGTGAAGACCGATGCTACGGGAAATCTTTGATTGAGGTGATTGCGCAGTACGAGGTACTTGCCGTCGCCCTGGGCATCGACATTCCCGCCTCCGTGGACGAAGATCGTCGGCGACTTTGTCAAGCATCCGCCAATTTTCAAGAGATAGCTCGCGACGCACACCTTCGAGGTGTACGTGCGTTGGCAGCCTACTTCTCTCCACCTGAAGGTGGCGATTTTGGTACTCTCAACTACTTTGCTAATCCTCCCGATGACTTGGTTCTCCGAATGCTGGAAGAACTTGGGCTACCGCTCTTGCACGTCAGCTGTAACAGCCCCGGCGAAGAAGGTTGCGACTCTGGATATTTCTGGGAGAGTATTTCCACGCAAGAATTCTTCAACAACT GA
- a CDS encoding predicted protein — MNSNEKSERAKKRWRLLRRALTKQTVEKTTGFPGYCLISGTITASDDDSLLGALSYIDYTTNVVQQIESSLLASLALNTSLRQIIFSFDHESLPLGRPPNLIELSQSLLSSCDLTSCEVESLPKEADHTESSALRISFEPSTASLCFAIKSYTSPTVAGVTLALTRERVRLQISLDELTTHHTTSIDNTGNICVWDCETTLAWAVLEQLENILGNLGRSVVVTELGSGMAGLAALSLCRSLPPCSTIYVTDGHINSIQNNMVNLRLMTVAELRPSTVDVFCQKLKWSLEEDQDKLDLPEEADLVLLSDCAHFEHYHGELLWTLIRATKVDGQVWMCHPERGNSLWRFLQLIDSVNDSASYGPLLRIVYWNHDLLDERHQTFLERHLDTYDPNVHRPRIYRLQKLRKNTEIDRAAIKLHIQKRDCN; from the coding sequence ATGAATTCAAATGAAAAGTCAGAACGAGCGAAAAAGCGCTGGAGACTCCTGCGACGCGCTCTGACGAAGCAAACGGTGGAAAAGACTACCGGCTTCCCAGGCTACTGTTTGATATCAGGAACGATAACGGCGTCGGACGATGATAGCTTGCTGGGTGCCTTGTCATACATCGACTATACAACAAATGTGGTGCAGCAGATCGAGAGCTCGTTGCTGGCTAGCTTGGCCCTCAACACATCGTTGCGGCAAATTATCTTCTCCTTTGACCACGAATCGCTACCCCTGGGGCGTCCTCCTAATCTCATTGAACTTTCTCAGTCCCTTCTTTCGAGCTGTGATCTCACGTCCTGCGAAGTCGAATCATTACCCAAAGAGGCCGATCATACAGAATCGTCAGCGCTCCGTATTTCCTTTGAGCCATCCACCGCATCCTTGTGCTTTGCAATAAAATCGTATACCTCGCCGACTGTTGCTGGCGTGACCCTAGCACTTACCCGCGAACGGGTCCGCCTTCAGATCAGCCTCGACGAACTAACGACGCATCATACGACATCCATTGACAATACGGGAAATATATGCGTATGGGATTGCGAAACTACGCTGGCGTGGGCCGTCCTTGAACAGCTCGAAAATATACTCGGGAATCTTGGTCGTTCGGTGGTTGTTACGGAGCTGGGTTCTGGCATGGCCGGTCTGGCCGCCTTGAGCTTGTGCCGCTCGCTTCCCCCATGCTCCACCATCTATGTGACTGATGGACATATAAATAGTATTCAGAACAACATGGTGAATCTGCGATTGATGACAGTGGCCGAACTTAGACCCAGTACTGTCGACGTGTTTTGCCAAAAGTTAAAATGGTCCCTGGAGGAGGACCAAGACAAGCTAGATCTTCCGGAAGAGGCGGATCTGGTGTTGCTCTCTGATTGCGCGCATTTTGAACACTATCATGGGGAGCTTCTTTGGACGCTTATACGTGCAACCAAAGTAGACGGTCAAGTATGGATGTGTCATCCCGAGCGAGGCAATTCACTTTGGAGGTTTCTCCAACTCATTGACTCAGTTAACGACAGCGCTTCCTACGGACCCCTTTTGCGCATAGTATACTGGAATCATGATCTTTTGGACGAAAGGCATCAAACTTTTCTCGAACGTCACTTAGATACGTACGATCCCAACGTACATCGTCCAAGGATATATCGATTGCAAAAGCTTCGTAAAAACACGGAGATCGATCGAGCAGCAATTAAGCTACACATTCAAAAGCGTGATTGCAATTAG
- a CDS encoding predicted protein, whose protein sequence is MQNTTLAEALGSGDKKEKVQKATQGIESKGDQHKFILSNRAFVELSFYLQAPKEISDNKEPHKPLFSGKANMEELLTKREPKHAMKIILELLKVWYDELSNLKGCGFMAFCTVWAY, encoded by the exons ATGCAAAATACAACACTGGCTGAGGCATTGGGCAGTGGcgacaaaaaggagaaagtacagaaagcaacgcaaggCATTGAGAGTAAGGGGGATCAGCACAAATTCATCCTGTCAAATAGGGCGTTTGTGGAGCTCAGCTTTTACTTGCAAGCCCCCAAAGAGATTTCGGACAACAAAGAACCCCACAAGCCGTTGTTCTCGGGCAAAGCT AACATGGAAGAGCTGCTGACTAAGAGGGAGCCCAAGCATGCCATGAAAATCATTTTGGAATTGTTGAAAGTTTGGTATGACGAGTTGAGCAATTTGAAAGGATGCGGCTTCATGGCCTTTTGCACCGTCTGGGCGTACTGA
- a CDS encoding predicted protein has translation MNRLSAPTSISVNILDRPIGGRGSRSTSEQTVSLSMFSYLYSEIVQYHQNRVDSISELERKLEATGYGVGLRVLELLTFRTKDYTRETSLMNMLQFVSTTAWKSLFGKAADSLERSIDHADEYMIVDYAPITSTFVSVPADFGGLSVDAYISGMIGGMLDGAGFPARVTAHSVALEDVVLPPRKEKAVFLVKFAASVLERDAHLS, from the exons ATGAATCGATTATCAGCGCCAACGTCAATTTCCGTTAATATTCTGGATCGCCCCATAGGAGGGAGGGGAAGCCG TTCTACATCTGAGCAAACTGTCAGCCTCTCCATGTTTTCTTATCTTTATTCGGAAATTGTCCAGTACCATCAAAATCGAGTGGACAGTATCAGTGAACTTGAACGCAAGCTCGAAGCGACAGGCTACGGCGTTGGTCTCCGAGTTTTGGAGCTGTTGACCTTTCGTACCAAGGACTATACAAGAGAGACATCGTTGATGAACATGCTGCAATTCGTCTCTACAACAGCTTGGAAGTCGTTATTTGGAAAAGCAGCGGATTCATTGGAACGGAGTATTGATCACGCGGATGAATATATGATTGTGGATTACGCGCCAATTACAAG TACCTTTGTAAGCGTCCCTGCCGATTTTGGCGGACTTTCGGTCGATGCATACATATCGGGCATGATTGGCGGAATGCTGGACGGCGCAGGATTTCCGGCACGGGTGACCGCTCATTCCGTCGCGCTGGAAGACG TGGTGCTGCCCCCgcggaaggaaaaggcagTCTTTCTAGTAAAATTTGCGGCATCCGTTTTGGAACGAGACGCGCATCTCAGCTAA
- a CDS encoding predicted protein — protein MKNDGESTLIPSSLVTRSKVLRAPFVSSASTATPKSRDVATIASGTDDKGDNTIAIFEHEEREYLEILLLDLPQSLRLRQYNTSHDSWGIYSTVWDGGIALLKYVCDQYSDVWDQMRLLDLGSGTGIVGLGVAACSRGTVATAVTDLTAALPLLRENIARNASHWTGVDAGVHRPSVLDITWGKRMENNDWLQQFLSINDRKKDTTICAGSPPPTSICSNSRRKLQRRVIITGADIVYRPSLFEPLLSTLAELESRVHQVLKGQDPVIEVLLSCQSCRSYLDDFWQAARRRGFNAELLAIADLDPADKHNLESCLLYPAEDRTIPVSKQKYPTKEGRVFIVRIYRLPYTFAI, from the coding sequence ATGAAGAACGATGGCGAGTCAACATTgattccgtcgtcgttggttACCCGTTCCAAGGTTCTGCGAGcaccttttgtttcttccgCTTCCACTGCTACGCCAAAAAGCCGAGACGTGGCGACGATTGCTAGTGGCACCGATGATAAAGGAGACAATACCATCGCCATCTTTGAACACGAAGAAAGGGAATATCTCGAGATTCTGCTACTTGATCTTCCGCAATCTCTACGACTTCGTCAGTACAATACATCACACGATTCCTGGGGAATTTATTCGACCGTATGGGACGGTGGTATAGCTTTACTGAAGTACGTGTGCGATCAATACTCCGACGTGTGGGACCAAATGCGTTTGCTTGATTTGGGTTCCGGCACCGGTATCGTTGGACTAGGCGTAGCCGCGTGTTCCCGGGGCACGGTCGCCACGGCTGTCACCGATTTGACCGCCGCGTTGCCCCTGCTGCGGGAAAATATTGCCCGGAACGCGTCCCACTGGACTGGAGTGGATGCGGGAGTTCACAGACCGAGTGTTCTGGACATCACATGGGGTAAACGTATGGAAAACAATGACTGGCTGCAGCAATTTCTTTCCATAAATGACCGGAAGAAGGATACGACTATTTGCGCAGGTTCGCCACCACCCACGAGTATCTGTTCCAACTCACGAAGGAAGCTGCAGCGCCGTGTCATCATTACCGGAGCAGATATTGTTTATCGACCTTCCTTGTTTGAACCACTGCTCAGCACCCTCGCCGAGCTTGAATCTCGAGTACACCAAGTTTTGAAAGGTCAAGACCCAGTGATCGAAGTTTTGCTCTCTTGTCAATCTTGTCGCTCATACTTGGATGATTTTTGGCAAGCAGCCCGACGACGTGGCTTTAACGCAGAACTTCTCGCCATCGCCGACCTCGACCCCGCCGACAAACATAATTTGGAGTCGTGTCTGCTATACCCGGCTGAAGATCGTACTATACCAGTTTCAAAGCAGAAGTACCCCACCAAGGAAGGAAGGGTATTTATTGTGCGGATTTATAGATTGCCATATACCTTTGCCATCTAA
- a CDS encoding predicted protein, which produces MLANSMAMFLNFAVLLISRDLLVDASFVGPSCSTFQSRHSSAVLATPREEAEALIERARKMREEVAGLEGRPIEQVEAEAKAKRENRQQREEAAAASRQAKKEAVSERKTVNGSFLSVPETFDDQVYQAKQAVERACKEGVTRQVIRFALVPPGDVLNEDRQWPGGAQQMYREAAGPLTRELLRQVRVSPTNASGDTAATSWTNKPNVTSQDIWDFDGSAWVAATYEGTYNTIQAMVLPNTDNKYTLDIQGMSESLGMGQLLILVNPFWRDVESWGFNLLAPKAKALAQEIIFDSGFEETYVLLQKSIQGEDCIALKAFPYDWQLFAYAETDYWPYDQYIVHLGSTAEEPKSTDFVPLLQQREEFRLSKNMRQMQRMLKKDE; this is translated from the coding sequence ATGCTGGCCAATTCGATGGCGATGTTCCTGAATTTTGCTGTTCTGTTGATCTCAAGGGACCTCCTTGTTGATGCTTCATTTGTCGGTCCTTCCTGTTCGACGTTCCAATCTCGACATTCCTCAGCCGTTCTAGCCACACCCCGCGAGGAAGCCGAAGCACTGATCGAACGGGCCCGGAAAATGCGAGAAGAAGTTGCCGGATTGGAAGGGCGTCCGATCGAACAGGTCGAAGCCGAAGCCAAGGCTAAACGAGAAAATCGACAGCAACGAGAAGAGGCTGCCGCCGCTTCTCGCCAAGCTAAAAAAGAAGCTGTTTCTGAGCGGAAAACAGTCAATGGTAGTTTCCTGAGCGTACCTGAAACCTTTGACGATCAAGTGTATCAAGCAAAACAAGCTGTGGAACGTGCGTGCAAGGAAGGAGTGACTCGGCAAGTGATCCGGTTTGCTTTAGTACCTCCTGGTGATGTTTTGAACGAAGATCGACAGTGGCCCGGTGGAGCTCAGCAAATGTACCGGGAAGCTGCTGGGCCACTCACTCGTGAATTGCTTCGCCAAGTACGTGTCAGTCCGACTAACGCAAGTGGAGATACTGCCGCAACGTCCTGGACAAACAAGCCTAACGTTACATCGCAGGATATCTGGGATTTTGACGGATCGGCTTGGGTAGCGGCTACATATGAAGGTACCTACAACACGATTCAGGCGATGGTGTTGCCGAATACCGACAACAAGTACACACTGGATATCCAAGGCATGAGCGAATCTCTCGGGATGGGTCAATTACTGATTTTGGTGAATCCTTTTTGGAGAGACGTAGAAAGTTGGGGTTTTAATTTACTCGCGCCCAAAGCGAAGGCCCTAGCGCAGGAAATTATTTTTGACAGCGGCTTTGAAGAAACTTACGTCCTTTTACAGAAGTCTATACAGGGCGAAGACTGCATTGCGCTTAAGGCGTTTCCATACGATTGGCAACTTTTTGCGTACGCTGAAACCGATTATTGGCCATACGACCAGTATATCGTCCATTTGGGATCTACCGCAGAGGAACCAAAAAGCACTGACTTTGTTCCGCTCCTCCAACAAAGGGAGGAATTTCGGTTGAGCAAGAATATGCGGCAAATGCAAAGAATGCTGAAAAAGGATGAATGA
- a CDS encoding predicted protein has protein sequence MSKRFRRKAFLFRVCFLVLAGQVLLLCHRWAEEEQQEHYSVEILPRIHFTPAESNLSLKSSSALITEPSFSSGSQRRDELSDTLWPADTFRNRTLVVVLGSLRCGEAAWKSLYRNVLDVNNADLAVITQAKPKSDNSRHTVSLLQRAKYVWEVPSFTDWADALDLMAGGRAWRERVPEYYTDHESGILGGALNYSGSGAIIFWYRWFLTERIRELNWKSRYDRFVITRSDHFYLCPHDINELDPYFMWVPQGQTWGGVTDRYLVVNASNVLEALNILPPLLKNPSRYSNYLQRKVNTEHFLAMRWREQSLFPDKRNKFPRTMFVCMAREDALTSWKPLGIEVFPGVFTKYHIEFSTSQQACRMSRQERLDFIARKSNLLPT, from the coding sequence ATGAGTAAACGATTCCGCCGTAAAGCATTTCTTTTCAGGGTATGCTTTCTAGTGTTGGCTGGGCAAGTCCTGCTACTCTGCCATAGATGGGCCGAGGAAGAACAGCAAGAACACTACTCTGTCGAGATATTGCCGAGAATTCATTTTACGCCAGCTGAAAGTAACTTATCACTGAAATCTTCATCCGCATTGATCACAGAACCCAGTTTTTCGTCCGGCAGCCAACGAAGGGATGAACTATCTGATACTTTATGGCCCGCAGACACTTTCCGCAATAGAACTTTAGTGGTTGTTCTGGGTAGTCTTCGCTGTGGGGAAGCGGCATGGAAGAGTCTATACCGCAATGTCCTGGATGTCAACAACGCTGATTTGGCCGTTATTACGCAGGCTAAACCAAAATCAGACAACAGCCGTCATACCGTATCTTTGCTGCAACGGGCCAAATATGTTTGGGAGGTACCTTCCTTTACCGACTGGGCGGATGCGTTGGACTTAATGGCGGGAGGAAGAGCCTGGAGGGAACGGGTACCAGAATATTATACAGACCACGAATCGGGTATTCTGGGTGGTGCCTTGAATTACTCTGGGAGCGGCGCAATTATCTTCTGGTACCGATGGTTCCTTACGGAGCGGATTCGGGAACTGAATTGGAAGTCTCGGTACGATCGGTTCGTTATTACGCGAAGCGATCATTTTTATCTCTGCCCACACGACATCAACGAACTGGATCCTTACTTTATGTGGGTTCCACAAGGACAGACCTGGGGTGGTGTCACCGATCGCTATTTGGTCGTTAATGCATCGAATGTTTTGGAAGCATTGAACATACTACCCCCCTTATTGAAAAACCCTTCGAGATACTCCAATTATTTGCAACGGAAAGTCAATACTGAGCATTTTTTGGCCATGCGCTGGCGCGAACAGTCGCTCTTTCCAGACAAGCGCAACAAGTTTCCCCGAACCATGTTCGTGTGTATGGCTCGCGAAGATGCCCTCACATCGTGGAAACCACTGGGCATCGAAGTGTTCCCGGGTGTGTTCACCAAGTATCACATCGAATTTTCGACGAGTCAACAGGCCTGCCGAATGTCTCGACAAGAACGACTAGACTTCATAGCACGCAAATCTAATTTATTGCCGACTTAA
- a CDS encoding predicted protein, producing the protein MSAQYMFETSSTTYAFHDSKTHNSRRVRDEDPTDGNGSLTYSAASSVNSGKGESTDSSFADVLRGLDVQESKEIAAYLEQRLSRREDRSVAESFAYSANVDSLAYSTDADTHGRSIATDGETKLHGTDYLGSITGHSQFSEAKYADDTTERQDSDVPISSPDGDDDILFAPAEHFDSVKRRKKEKRAARKAQSATLTPPSTNSSLRPVPVSAESRQGTPPTSRPPKREEIHKATEEEHVWYAKWWMLCFPDMNQMTPKR; encoded by the exons ATGAGCGCACAGTACATGTTTGAAACAAGCTCGACCACCTACGCATTTCACGACAGCAAGACACACAATTCGCGCCGTGTCCGTGATGAAGACCCGACGGACGGGAACGGGTCGTTGACGTATTCGGCGGCCAGCAGTGTCAACTCGGGGAAGGGTGAATCAACTGATTCCAGTTTTGCGGACGTTTTAAGGGGCCTTGACGTtcaagaaagcaaagaaatTGCGGCGTATTTAGAGCAGCGGTTGTCCAGGAGAGAAGACCGATCCGTCGCCGAATCGTTCGCATATAGTGCTAACGTGGACTCTCTCGCTTACAGCACAGATGCCGATACTCACGGGCGAAGCATCGCAACCGATGGTGAAACGAAGTTGCACGGAACGGACTATTTAGGATCAATAACAGGCCACTC CCAATTCTCAGAGGCCAAATATGCAGACGATACAACAGAGCGACAAGATAGTGACGTTCCTATTTCATCTCCCGATGGTGACGATGACATTCTATTTGCTCCGGCGGAGCATTTTGACTCTGTAAAGCgacgaaaaaaggaaaaacgaGCGGCACGCAAAGCTCAGAGTGCTACCTTGACGCCGCCGTCCACCAACAGCTCATTGCGACCTGTCCCCGTGTCGGCGGAATCGCGACAAGGGACGCCGCCGACTTCCAGGCCACCCAAACGGGAGGAAATACATAAAGCTACTGAGGAGGAGCACGTTTGGTATGCAAAATGGTGGATGCTTTGTTTTCCGGATATGAACCAGATGACACCAAAACGCTAA
- the FRE2 gene encoding ferric reductase 2 (reduction of ferric iron; contains N-terminal Ferric reductase-like transmembrane component and NADPH oxidase domain; secretory pathway) codes for MTGVAAATSMAWFMIPVAHQSPMLLALRWNPTDALTLHIWAGRVCFFFSMVHSVTEILVFRRLIYADRSWKDMLQYYLQLPKACWSLKSDRPRRDVLKSMTAFDLGNSCLIRVINWTGTMTALALVLIVALSANWIRRRYYAFFLQSHIVLSWLFLVLLVVHLQNLVLYVLPPLLYYWACTSLTLVELIATWFSGGHKAQHCRFLEDANGCYELCMETDISRIHCSTVARPRFVRILCPSISLTSHPFTVIDDNTLETRTVEDAQDNRTSSLRILIRPLGSFTKELAHRLNKSQPPILLLDGLYGGEDWVSECLLRENVLLVAGGVGISPFLSVLPCLYTTVETGGTPALPVTVTRRVVLHWSCREHGLIRHVISNYFEPLTQCKMKRQNDQATFSVTLDGGNLSLLPEMSLESASSPRCIFEIHIHNTSQGAASVDVIEAQRILNWTCPSEDDVRYFESTSSTHSHPKPFSPPILGADHCTQGNLIRGLVPTFLFVVTFGVGILAEEYHAKNDAKSSEWVRLLYLLGVIAFVVFIFIGATCLSKLQLHFGLMKWRAVPSNDVVTSNREIAKREKDRSEAQNINQLPFEFEGVSTLMSIRQSRGRPRASEMCSFLESDSNEAVAIFMCGPVEMMASIKRELKYKANCSIFEEKYEL; via the coding sequence ATGACTGGTGTGGCAGCTGCAACCTCGATGGCTTGGTTCATGATCCCTGTAGCGCACCAGAGTCCTATGCTTTTGGCGTTGCGTTGGAACCCTACGGACGCACTGACGTTGCATATTTGGGCAGGCCGtgtttgtttctttttctcgaTGGTCCACAGCGTAACCGAAATTCTCGTCTTTCGGAGGCTTATCTACGCGGACCGATCATGGAAAGACATGCTTCAATACTATCTTCAGCTGCCTAAAGCATGCTGGTCCCTCAAGAGCGATCGACCGCGACGTGACGTCTTAAAAAGTATGACAGCTTTTGATTTGGGCAATTCATGTTTGATTCGTGTCATCAACTGGACGGGAACAATGACAGCTTTGGCCTTAGTTTTGATTGTTGCGCTCAGCGCCAATTGGATACGACGACGCTATTACGCCTTCTTTTTGCAAAGCCATATTGTGTTAAGCTGGCTTTTTCTCGTCCTCCTTGTGGTTCATCTGCAAAATCTGGTGCTCTATGTCCTTCCTCCACTCTTATACTATTGGGCTTGTACAAGTCTGACGTTGGTAGAGTTGATAGCTACATGGTTCAGCGGGGGGCACAAAGCTCAACATTGCCGATTTCTTGAGGACGCCAATGGATGCTACGAACTGTGTATGGAAACGGATATTTCCCGGATACATTGTTCAACTGTAGCCCGACCACGCTTTGTCCGCATTCTGTGTCCGTCCATTTCGCTAACAAGTCATCCGTTCACAGTGATTGATGACAATACTCTTGAAACCCGCACCGTCGAGGACGCACAAGACAACAGAACTTCATCTTTGCGCATTCTTATTAGACCTTTGGGGTCTTTCACGAAAGAGCTTGCACATCGTTTGAACAAGTCCCAGCCACCAATTTTGCTCCTAGACGGCTTGTACGGAGGAGAAGATTGGGTGTCTGAATGTCTTTTACGCGAAAACGTTCTCTTGGTTGCCGGAGGAGTCGGAATTTCGCCTTTTCTATCTGTGTTACCTTGTCTGTATACAACGGTTGAAACCGGAGGAACTCCTGCTCTACCCGTAACTGTGACAAGACGGGTTGTATTGCACTGGTCTTGTCGAGAACATGGCTTGATTCGTCACGTAATTAGCAATTATTTTGAGCCATTGACACAATGCAAAATGAAGCGCCAAAATGATCAAGCTACTTTTTCAGTTACCCTTGATGGAGGAAATTTGAGTTTGTTGCCAGAGATGTCTTTAGAGTCAGCATCTAGTCCGAGATGCATATTTGAAATTCACATTCACAACACCTCTCAAGGCGCTGCATCTGTAGACGTTATTGAGGCACAAAGAATATTGAATTGGACTTGCCCATCGGAAGATGATGTGCGGTATTTTGAAAGCACGAGTTCTACACATTCCCACCCAAAGCCATTTTCTCCTCCTATTTTAGGTGCAGATCACTGCACACAAGGGAATTTGATTCGGGGCTTGGTCCCtacgtttctttttgttgtcACCTTTGGAGTCGGGATACTTGCTGAAGAGTATCACGCCAAAAACGATGCAAAGAGCTCTGAATGGGTCCGCCTCCTGTATCTTCTTGGCGTgattgcctttgttgtttttaTCTTTATAGGAGCTACATGCTTGAGTAAACTCCAATTGCACTTTGGACTTATGAAATGGCGAGCTGTGCCATCCAATGATGTAGTAACCAGCAATAGAGAAATCgccaaaagagaaaaagatCGCAGTGAAGCGCAAAACATAAATCAATTGCCCTTTGAATTCGAAGGAGTATCTACTTTAATGAGCATTCGACAATCGAGAGGCCGACCACGTGCAAGTGAGATGTGCTCTTTTTTGGAGAGTGATTCAAATGAGGCAGTGGCCATTTTCATGTGCGGACCAGTCGAGATGATGGCAAGTATAAAGCGAGAGCTTAAGTACAAGGCAAATTGCAGCATATTTGAAGAGAAGTATGAGCTGTGA
- a CDS encoding predicted protein: protein LRGIFETSEHVVLDLELLGGLDLFQYISHKGVLMESEAAHILRDILVCLEGMNRVGLSHRDIKPANVLLCRNSGTNSGPRVKVCDFGMSTFCGVDGQVRGRCGTPGYVAPEIFLAGVHGGYGNKVDIFSAGVTLYVMLCGYEPFYGESDAELVEANKTANVEYPTDDWSAVSLEARDLVERMLKADPMKRPSAREALEHAWIQEHCTQN, encoded by the coding sequence TTACGAGGAATTTTTGAGACGTCTGAGCACGTCGTGTTGGATTTGGAACTCTTAGGTGGGTTGGACCTATTCCAGTACATTTCCCACAAAGGTGTTCTAATGGAATCAGAAGCGGCGCATATCTTACGAGATATCCTCGTCTGTTTAGAGGGGATGAATCGTGTGGGTCTCTCTCACCGTGACATTAAACCTGCTAACGTACTTCTTTGCCGAAATAGTGGAACAAACAGCGGTCCGCGTGTCAAGGTTTGTGATTTCGGCATGTCGACTTTTTGTGGCGTGGACGGTCAAGTCCGCGGTCGTTGTGGCACTCCTGGATACGTGGCACCAGAAATTTTTCTAGCAGGCGTCCATGGCGGCTACGGTAACAAAGTGGACATCTTTTCGGCTGGGGTAACTTTGTACGTCATGCTATGCGGCTATGAGCCGTTCTATGGAGAGTCCGATGCCGAGCTAGTGGAAGCTAATAAGACGGCGAACGTCGAATATCCGACCGATGACTGGAGTGCCGTTAGTCTGGAAGCTCGCGATTTAGTTGAACGCATGCTAAAGGCGGACCCAATGAAGCGACCTAGTGCACGTGAAGCGTTGGAGCACGCCTGGATTCAAGAACACTGTACACAAAAT